A single window of Candidatus Chlorobium masyuteum DNA harbors:
- a CDS encoding AidA/PixA family protein: MSKTINIDVMFDTVTIEEKYKGGGSASNPIGIQHADVFMVTQKAVVASGQATADLSINALVNDTIRWRSESLSGNTDQAAIIYKIVKFSGKEVTTVPAMRVSYPPTPIPDPGNPTSYQPSSTQADVFLSCEVLIQGTEGYQVWFYIVNKDPNTGKLSTFGYYYWDPTINVIG; encoded by the coding sequence ATGTCAAAAACCATCAACATTGATGTCATGTTCGACACCGTAACCATTGAAGAGAAGTACAAGGGGGGAGGCAGTGCCAGCAATCCGATAGGTATTCAGCATGCTGACGTTTTCATGGTGACACAAAAGGCCGTTGTGGCCAGTGGACAGGCTACGGCAGATCTCAGTATCAACGCACTGGTCAATGACACCATCCGGTGGCGTTCAGAATCCCTGAGCGGAAACACCGATCAGGCGGCTATCATCTACAAAATCGTCAAGTTCAGCGGAAAAGAGGTCACGACCGTTCCGGCCATGCGGGTATCCTATCCCCCGACACCCATCCCCGACCCCGGAAATCCAACGAGTTATCAGCCGTCGAGCACCCAGGCGGATGTCTTCCTCAGTTGTGAAGTACTGATACAGGGCACCGAGGGTTATCAGGTCTGGTTCTATATTGTGAACAAAGACCCGAATACCGGAAAACTGAGCACCTTCGGATACTACTACTGGGATCCGACTATCAATGTTATCGGATAA
- a CDS encoding chlorosome envelope protein B, with translation MANETTNEAVNVVNNLMDVVGKLAQQQIELITCGIKSVSEAIEPLSKNTAELAGNVINACNQMLTSVTESITPNK, from the coding sequence ATGGCAAATGAAACTACTAACGAGGCTGTTAACGTGGTTAACAACCTCATGGATGTGGTCGGAAAGCTTGCTCAGCAGCAGATTGAGCTGATCACATGCGGGATCAAATCCGTGTCTGAGGCTATTGAGCCTTTAAGCAAAAATACTGCCGAACTTGCCGGTAATGTTATCAATGCATGTAATCAGATGTTGACAAGCGTAACAGAGTCAATAACACCCAATAAGTAA
- a CDS encoding B12-binding domain-containing radical SAM protein, with product MLKEEKTILPRKNYTVQSRESITTEKQTRKKWLLVQPVSKTSMMVDSGTVSMPLNLIMVASLVGKFFDVTFIDERLGDKVPEDFSGFDVVAITSRTLNASQAYRIGDAALRQGKIVILGGVHPTMLHDEAASHCTSVVYGEIESIWTELAADVLNGEMKPIYRAKELKPMGSMIHPDFSYALSSPSAKKYSSRIPILATKGCPVGCNFCTTPTIYGKNYRYRELDLVLDEMRYHQKRLNKEKINFSFMDDNISFRPQYFFTLLEEMAKLGVHWNANISMNFLDKPEVAELAGRSGCDLLSIGFESLNPETIKSVHKGSNRLGNYESVVNNLHKNGIAIQGYFMFGFDNDTEESFQLTYDFIMKNRIEFPVFSLVTPFPGTPYFDEMKPRIRHFDWDKYDTYHYMFEPNKMKGEKLLENFVKLQKEVYKGRAIMQRMKGKPMNWVWLANYAMNRFTKTLKPELFL from the coding sequence ATGCTGAAAGAAGAAAAGACGATACTTCCCCGGAAAAATTATACTGTGCAATCACGCGAAAGTATTACAACAGAAAAACAAACAAGGAAAAAGTGGCTTCTTGTTCAACCTGTAAGCAAGACCAGTATGATGGTGGATTCCGGTACGGTCAGCATGCCGTTGAATCTGATCATGGTTGCCTCCCTTGTCGGAAAATTCTTTGATGTAACCTTTATTGATGAACGTCTCGGCGACAAAGTGCCTGAAGATTTTTCCGGATTTGACGTTGTCGCCATCACCTCTCGCACGCTGAATGCATCACAGGCCTACCGGATCGGTGACGCTGCACTGCGTCAGGGCAAGATAGTTATCCTTGGAGGGGTTCATCCCACCATGCTGCATGATGAGGCCGCCTCGCACTGCACCAGCGTGGTCTACGGCGAAATAGAGTCGATCTGGACGGAGCTGGCCGCCGATGTACTGAACGGCGAAATGAAGCCAATCTACCGTGCCAAAGAGCTCAAGCCGATGGGCAGCATGATCCACCCTGATTTCAGTTACGCCCTCTCTTCTCCCTCGGCAAAAAAATACAGTTCACGAATTCCCATCCTTGCAACAAAGGGGTGTCCGGTAGGGTGCAACTTCTGTACCACACCTACAATCTACGGCAAGAATTACCGCTACCGCGAGCTTGATCTGGTGCTTGACGAAATGCGCTATCACCAAAAGAGACTCAACAAGGAGAAGATCAACTTCTCCTTCATGGATGACAACATCAGCTTCAGACCACAGTACTTCTTTACTCTGCTCGAAGAGATGGCAAAACTCGGCGTGCACTGGAACGCCAATATCTCCATGAACTTTCTTGACAAGCCGGAGGTCGCCGAACTGGCCGGACGCTCCGGTTGCGATCTCTTGAGCATCGGTTTTGAATCGCTCAATCCGGAAACGATTAAAAGCGTCCATAAAGGGTCAAACCGGCTGGGAAACTATGAGAGTGTTGTGAACAATCTCCACAAGAACGGCATTGCCATCCAGGGCTACTTCATGTTCGGCTTCGACAACGATACCGAAGAGAGCTTCCAGCTCACCTACGATTTCATTATGAAGAACCGGATTGAGTTCCCGGTCTTCTCTCTTGTAACCCCATTCCCCGGCACCCCCTATTTCGACGAGATGAAGCCCCGTATCCGTCACTTCGACTGGGACAAGTACGACACCTACCACTACATGTTCGAGCCAAACAAGATGAAGGGCGAAAAACTGCTCGAAAACTTTGTCAAACTTCAGAAAGAGGTTTACAAAGGACGAGCAATTATGCAGCGCATGAAAGGCAAACCGATGAACTGGGTCTGGCTTGCCAACTACGCAATGAACCGGTTCACCAAAACACTTAAACCCGAGCTGTTTCTCTGA
- the bshB1 gene encoding bacillithiol biosynthesis deacetylase BshB1: MRREPDRAAQKVYALAFGAHPDDVELSCGATLLKIIGEGRQVAVCDLTRGEMGTTGTPETRRAEADRAAAVMGYQCRTTLDLGDSKLFYTEENLAGIIRVIRAFRPEVVFCNPPDERHPDHSKSSKLVTDACYYAGLKQLETSLNGSLQEAHRPHHLLYYIQFKHLEPQLIVDVSETFTASRKGVLAFASQFHREGTTGEPETLIKRPEFLTGLEARARYFGEQIGVTYGEGFRLSSTMAINSFSNAFPPKTTF, encoded by the coding sequence ATGAGAAGAGAACCGGATAGAGCAGCTCAAAAGGTCTATGCACTTGCTTTCGGTGCCCACCCTGATGATGTGGAACTCTCATGCGGAGCCACCCTGCTGAAAATCATCGGCGAAGGCCGTCAGGTTGCAGTCTGCGACCTGACAAGAGGTGAGATGGGAACAACCGGAACTCCTGAAACAAGGCGCGCTGAGGCCGATCGTGCTGCCGCCGTAATGGGTTACCAGTGCCGCACAACCCTCGACCTTGGAGACTCGAAACTTTTCTACACCGAAGAGAACCTTGCCGGTATCATCCGGGTCATCAGAGCCTTCAGACCGGAGGTGGTTTTCTGCAACCCTCCGGATGAACGGCATCCCGACCACTCGAAATCATCAAAACTGGTCACTGACGCCTGTTACTATGCCGGGCTGAAACAGCTTGAAACCAGCCTGAACGGATCACTCCAGGAAGCTCACCGCCCTCACCATCTGCTCTATTACATCCAGTTCAAACACCTTGAACCGCAACTGATTGTAGATGTTTCGGAAACCTTTACCGCTTCACGCAAAGGTGTTCTTGCCTTTGCATCGCAATTCCACCGTGAAGGAACAACCGGAGAGCCGGAAACCTTGATCAAACGTCCGGAGTTTCTTACCGGACTGGAAGCACGAGCCCGCTATTTCGGCGAGCAGATCGGCGTCACCTACGGCGAAGGGTTCAGGCTCTCCTCTACCATGGCAATCAACTCCTTCAGCAACGCATTCCCCCCGAAAACCACTTTTTAA
- the csmH gene encoding chlorosome envelope protein H, producing MAEELNTPAGAPKPAVQKSSESNVGNGDMANLIGNVGILIDSTIESVQGIITTVSSATEQLIDGVTTTIKSEPVQGIINNVNSVSGKLIDNVNTVSGQLIDGVTATLNSEQVQSSFQELGKLFKNLLDNLNSAVSTVSSGQVQNLFDNVSAGLGQLVGNAMSSAKIGSSEDRHKKEVKEIHFTQKEVVPEVKNPAPVSAPAISAAPVSAPAPAAAPVAAAKPPAPVSTPSPVLKPKI from the coding sequence ATGGCAGAAGAACTGAACACGCCTGCGGGCGCACCAAAACCGGCTGTACAGAAAAGCAGTGAGTCCAATGTCGGCAACGGCGATATGGCCAATCTGATCGGCAATGTCGGCATTCTGATTGACTCAACCATTGAATCCGTCCAGGGCATTATCACCACAGTAAGCTCAGCGACCGAACAACTGATTGACGGTGTTACCACTACCATCAAATCCGAACCTGTACAGGGCATCATCAATAATGTCAATTCGGTTTCGGGCAAGTTGATCGATAACGTCAACACGGTATCAGGACAGTTGATTGATGGTGTGACCGCCACACTGAACTCCGAACAGGTACAGAGCTCGTTTCAGGAACTCGGTAAACTGTTTAAAAACCTGCTCGATAATCTGAATTCAGCAGTCTCGACAGTCAGCTCCGGCCAGGTACAGAACCTGTTTGACAATGTAAGTGCAGGTCTTGGACAACTTGTCGGCAATGCCATGTCATCTGCAAAAATCGGCAGCAGTGAAGATCGCCACAAAAAAGAGGTCAAGGAGATTCATTTCACCCAGAAAGAGGTTGTTCCTGAAGTTAAAAACCCGGCACCGGTATCGGCACCTGCAATTTCAGCTGCTCCTGTATCAGCTCCGGCTCCTGCCGCGGCTCCTGTAGCAGCAGCAAAGCCTCCGGCACCAGTATCAACACCCTCACCAGTATTGAAACCGAAAATCTGA
- a CDS encoding phosphatidylglycerol lysyltransferase domain-containing protein has translation MHEILPLSWIRIHGIRPVYRDIALPFSRTRWISCADIPYDYTLQILYEDLSRSYPDGYVLRGCTPSTGTFFLERNCMTLRTGAEAVLELNRAHLERKTVRSSLVRGARQGYVEEIQMNEANQQLFEQFRCETKHAHKPQLRYLFREKPSGVCRCFVFRAYSGEWLGAITLTLRGEMEVHTELMLRHRSAPGDIMESLVAGIFEILKREGFLEWSLGEVPFMMLMQNPEEPLTPMEQLMVSLVSNWKHVYDFEGLYRFKNKFAPLWRPVMLCTNSNLSPFMLAQLAVSMGFTDILTHESLGIFRQSLISA, from the coding sequence TTGCATGAGATTCTGCCGTTAAGCTGGATAAGGATCCATGGTATCCGTCCAGTTTATCGGGACATCGCACTGCCGTTTTCCCGTACCCGATGGATTTCCTGTGCTGACATACCCTACGACTACACACTTCAGATTCTCTACGAAGACCTCTCTCGTTCATATCCTGACGGGTATGTTTTACGAGGATGTACTCCCTCAACCGGAACATTTTTTTTAGAGCGAAACTGCATGACACTGAGAACCGGAGCTGAAGCAGTTCTGGAGCTGAACAGAGCGCATCTGGAGAGAAAAACTGTTCGGAGTTCGCTCGTGAGGGGAGCCAGGCAGGGGTATGTGGAGGAAATTCAGATGAATGAAGCAAATCAACAGCTTTTTGAGCAATTTCGGTGCGAGACAAAACATGCACATAAACCGCAGCTCCGGTATCTGTTCAGGGAAAAACCTTCAGGAGTATGTCGCTGTTTCGTTTTTCGCGCTTATTCCGGTGAGTGGCTTGGGGCAATAACCCTTACACTTCGGGGTGAAATGGAGGTACACACTGAACTGATGCTCAGGCACAGGAGTGCTCCCGGAGATATCATGGAGTCTCTTGTCGCTGGCATTTTTGAAATTCTTAAACGTGAAGGATTTCTTGAGTGGAGCCTTGGAGAGGTGCCGTTTATGATGTTGATGCAGAATCCGGAAGAGCCGCTCACTCCCATGGAGCAACTTATGGTCTCTCTGGTTTCAAACTGGAAACATGTATATGACTTTGAGGGTCTGTACCGTTTCAAAAACAAGTTTGCGCCGCTATGGCGTCCTGTGATGCTTTGTACCAACAGTAATCTGTCGCCGTTCATGCTTGCTCAACTTGCTGTATCTATGGGCTTTACTGATATATTGACCCATGAGTCCCTTGGCATATTCCGTCAGAGTCTGATATCAGCCTGA
- a CDS encoding response regulator transcription factor has product METTSSASTVNGKRIIIVEDDNDFRESIIEYLQLTGFEVTASASALEFYQILSQQFFQLVIIDIGLPDQSGLVLAEYIRNNTDMRIIMLTADSSQSSKINAYKSGADIYLVKPVDFSELTATINSILGRVDAQHSNNHEIKKSEPVRESAQKYWKLIRKSSTLCSPSGDEIKLTSKEFEFMQVLAVSNNSIILRQDLLKALDYKNNDSGNRALVALVNRLRRKNDKLDYKSPVKTVHGSGYCFSAPIIVE; this is encoded by the coding sequence ATGGAAACAACCTCATCTGCATCCACCGTGAACGGTAAACGAATTATCATTGTCGAAGACGATAATGATTTCCGTGAAAGTATTATAGAATACCTTCAACTGACCGGTTTTGAAGTTACAGCTTCAGCGTCCGCCCTGGAATTTTATCAGATCCTCTCACAGCAATTTTTTCAACTGGTAATTATCGATATCGGCCTGCCGGACCAGAGCGGTTTGGTGCTTGCTGAATACATTCGAAACAATACCGATATGCGCATTATTATGCTGACTGCAGATTCATCTCAGTCAAGCAAAATTAATGCATACAAATCCGGAGCGGATATCTATCTGGTTAAACCGGTCGACTTCTCCGAGCTCACAGCAACTATAAACAGTATTCTTGGACGTGTTGACGCACAACACTCCAACAATCATGAGATAAAAAAATCCGAACCGGTAAGAGAAAGTGCACAAAAGTACTGGAAACTTATACGCAAAAGCTCTACGCTGTGTTCCCCGTCCGGTGATGAAATAAAACTCACCTCAAAGGAGTTTGAGTTCATGCAAGTGCTGGCTGTATCCAATAACTCGATCATCTTGCGTCAAGATCTTTTGAAGGCCCTTGACTATAAAAATAATGATTCCGGTAATCGTGCCCTTGTTGCACTGGTGAATCGCCTGCGACGTAAAAATGATAAGCTTGACTATAAAAGTCCCGTTAAAACTGTCCATGGTTCAGGGTACTGTTTTTCGGCTCCAATCATCGTCGAATAA
- a CDS encoding bacteriochlorophyll c-binding family protein, with product MNKTQGAFVQGAEAYGRLVEVFIDGTWWIVGDYLENVGKCTKRLGANAYPYLYGGNSMSSSYRGSSPLKSGYAKPSKEIQRRFGA from the coding sequence ATGAACAAAACCCAGGGCGCATTTGTACAAGGAGCAGAAGCTTATGGCCGACTTGTTGAAGTATTCATTGACGGTACGTGGTGGATTGTCGGTGATTATCTCGAAAACGTTGGCAAGTGCACCAAAAGGCTCGGAGCCAATGCATATCCCTATCTGTATGGTGGAAACTCCATGAGCAGCAGTTACCGTGGAAGTTCCCCTTTGAAATCAGGTTATGCAAAACCATCAAAGGAAATCCAGAGACGATTCGGCGCCTGA
- a CDS encoding PAS domain-containing sensor histidine kinase, translating into MHTNNIHSDRTRSDETGFSALLEALPDAVYIIDEKGVILDTNSLFATQFNMQPQECIGTSVYDLIKNVAHLPELAIYHRERSEEVLRTGKRVVFADDRDIRKVTIAPLALQEEGITRLLITIQNISEQKQIFRELQKERSIKTTLLDAIPFSVIILDASLKMIFGNQYAENMLFSKPESEKSCIEASEFFCPEEMGMLRKKIMEILDSGIEDAREIEVHPHGSSDTLWLLSRTSRIFIDGQPCVLCIGIDITERKRSEIALRESKMRYSYALDASHSGIWEWNVKNDELSWSEQVWRLYGLKENSLPLNNQLCVDTVHADDREMAAWIIRNAVSKGSAASLEYRVIHPDGSVHWLTSHGMPLHDADGAVTRYIGTIIDITERKETEIALSESKTRLNQALKAASAGVWEWNLTTNENIWSDEIWPLFGLECTDGSPSFELWAKSIHNDDREKVIQMVSDAARNKTELNIEYRVLYPDCSIHWLLSRGKPICNDNGQAIRYIGTIIDITDQKLTELALSANKTRFSFALDATHAGVWEWDVTADKIIWSDHVWALYGLEPNSMARTHKLCASTVHPDDREVTFQNVMSAVQKEIDINMEYRVCHLDGSIHWLMCRGMPLLDENGQVAHYIGTVMDITERKERDREIVESRNLLKQALEAARAGTWEWNLITGENTWSEEARLLHGMKLDNPKPSFEFWASTIHPDDREMAILAAASAAENKTELYSEYRIYYDNNSIRWLMSRGMPLFDRDGNVERFIGTIIDITERKEIEEELRRSQERLNFILENSHIGVWDLNLQDGNTARTLEHAHIFGYETIPPVWSLENFFDHIIPEERADKQALILNAIEERNNYSFECRIHSAEGELRWISVTGAFRYDHQNDTGHVLGIVQDITGQKKVQSALRESELKFRTIFDHSPVAIAIIDVHDGKLFDVNNAWLRIFGYTKEEVIGKTIKELRVYMQDEDYENNVTTLNEHGKILNKPLSFRKKSGEIVHALYSGEHFTLEGRECILVMMTDITMQELQQLSIERLEQIVAERTEQLHDEMEHLRHFINMISHEYRTPLAIIRGQLNIIKFKNKSDDNPNIRHIKKIDNAINRLVEVMEIALEENRVIGSKTTLEPVPFPVAPLVDSQVESFRNMWDNRTILYTGQLDNAEIYCDPSQIKLAIFNLLDNARKYSPPASAIEMDSHIKDNAVVISIRNRSDRISPSEEGTVFEKYKRGSNAVGTAGAGLGLWLVKNIIDQHNGQISLSCIDKVTEITVRLPLMHENE; encoded by the coding sequence ATGCATACGAACAATATCCATTCCGACAGGACCCGTTCCGATGAGACGGGCTTCTCCGCCTTGCTGGAAGCCCTTCCTGATGCCGTCTATATCATAGATGAAAAAGGGGTTATTCTTGATACCAACAGCCTGTTTGCCACCCAATTCAACATGCAGCCGCAGGAGTGTATTGGCACCAGTGTCTACGATCTGATCAAAAACGTGGCTCATCTGCCGGAACTGGCGATATATCATCGAGAAAGGAGTGAAGAGGTTCTCAGAACCGGCAAACGCGTCGTTTTTGCTGATGACAGGGATATAAGAAAGGTTACCATCGCACCGTTAGCGTTACAGGAAGAGGGCATTACCCGGCTGCTCATCACCATTCAGAATATTTCCGAACAGAAGCAGATTTTCCGGGAGTTGCAAAAAGAGCGCTCTATCAAAACAACCCTTCTTGATGCGATTCCCTTTTCCGTCATCATCCTGGATGCCAGCCTCAAGATGATCTTCGGAAATCAATATGCAGAGAATATGCTTTTCAGTAAACCGGAATCTGAAAAGTCCTGCATTGAGGCAAGCGAATTCTTTTGCCCTGAAGAAATGGGTATGCTCAGAAAAAAAATCATGGAAATTCTCGATTCCGGAATTGAGGACGCCAGAGAAATAGAGGTTCACCCTCATGGGAGCAGTGATACATTATGGCTGTTGAGCAGAACAAGCAGAATATTCATTGATGGGCAGCCCTGCGTTCTCTGCATCGGCATTGATATCACCGAGCGCAAACGTTCAGAGATTGCACTCCGCGAAAGCAAGATGCGTTACAGCTATGCATTGGACGCCTCGCATTCAGGAATCTGGGAATGGAACGTAAAAAACGATGAACTGAGCTGGTCTGAACAGGTCTGGAGATTGTACGGATTGAAGGAAAACAGTCTCCCTTTGAATAATCAGCTCTGTGTTGATACCGTACATGCCGATGACCGCGAAATGGCAGCCTGGATTATACGGAACGCTGTCAGTAAAGGAAGTGCAGCCTCTCTTGAATATCGAGTCATTCACCCTGATGGTTCCGTACACTGGCTAACATCACATGGCATGCCGCTGCACGATGCTGATGGAGCAGTCACTCGCTACATCGGAACCATTATCGATATTACCGAACGCAAAGAGACGGAGATTGCGCTCAGCGAAAGCAAGACGAGGCTGAATCAGGCACTGAAGGCCGCTTCTGCAGGTGTTTGGGAATGGAACCTGACTACCAATGAGAATATATGGTCGGATGAAATCTGGCCGTTATTTGGACTCGAATGTACTGATGGCTCACCATCTTTTGAACTCTGGGCAAAGTCCATTCATAACGATGACCGGGAAAAGGTAATTCAGATGGTTAGCGATGCGGCACGCAACAAAACCGAACTGAATATTGAATATCGCGTCTTGTACCCTGATTGTTCAATTCACTGGCTCCTCTCCAGAGGCAAGCCGATATGCAATGACAACGGTCAGGCGATACGGTATATCGGGACAATCATCGATATAACCGATCAGAAACTGACAGAGCTTGCACTCAGCGCCAACAAGACAAGGTTCTCATTTGCTTTGGATGCAACGCATGCAGGTGTCTGGGAGTGGGACGTCACTGCCGACAAGATTATCTGGTCGGATCATGTATGGGCGTTATACGGACTGGAGCCTAACAGTATGGCCAGGACGCACAAGCTCTGCGCAAGTACCGTGCATCCTGATGACCGGGAAGTGACATTTCAGAACGTCATGTCGGCAGTTCAGAAAGAGATCGATATAAACATGGAGTACAGGGTCTGTCACCTTGACGGCTCAATTCACTGGCTCATGTGTCGAGGAATGCCCCTGCTGGATGAGAATGGTCAGGTTGCTCATTACATCGGTACTGTTATGGACATTACCGAGCGAAAAGAGAGAGACCGGGAGATCGTTGAGAGCAGAAACCTCCTCAAACAGGCACTGGAAGCTGCCCGGGCCGGAACATGGGAGTGGAACCTGATTACAGGAGAGAACACCTGGTCGGAAGAGGCCCGCCTGTTACACGGGATGAAACTGGACAACCCGAAACCATCTTTTGAATTCTGGGCGAGCACGATTCACCCTGATGACCGGGAGATGGCAATCCTTGCCGCGGCCAGTGCCGCTGAAAATAAAACCGAGCTTTATAGCGAATATCGTATCTATTATGATAACAACTCCATACGCTGGCTCATGTCGCGAGGCATGCCCCTGTTTGACCGGGATGGAAACGTTGAACGCTTCATCGGCACCATTATCGATATAACCGAGAGAAAAGAGATAGAAGAGGAGCTGAGAAGAAGTCAGGAAAGGCTGAATTTCATTCTTGAAAACAGTCATATCGGGGTCTGGGACCTTAATCTTCAGGATGGCAACACAGCCCGGACACTTGAACACGCTCATATTTTCGGCTATGAAACAATACCGCCGGTATGGTCACTTGAGAACTTTTTCGATCATATCATACCCGAAGAGCGCGCCGATAAACAGGCTCTTATCCTGAACGCGATTGAAGAACGGAATAACTATAGTTTTGAGTGCCGGATTCACTCTGCGGAGGGTGAGTTACGATGGATAAGCGTTACCGGTGCATTCAGGTATGACCATCAGAACGACACAGGTCATGTTTTAGGAATTGTACAGGATATCACCGGTCAAAAAAAGGTTCAGAGTGCACTCAGGGAGAGTGAGCTCAAATTCAGAACGATCTTTGATCACTCCCCTGTTGCTATTGCTATCATTGATGTTCACGATGGCAAATTATTCGATGTCAATAATGCGTGGCTGCGAATTTTCGGATATACAAAAGAAGAAGTTATAGGTAAAACCATAAAAGAGCTCCGCGTGTATATGCAGGACGAAGATTATGAAAATAATGTCACCACGCTCAATGAACATGGGAAGATTTTAAATAAACCGCTTTCATTCCGAAAAAAAAGCGGAGAGATAGTTCATGCACTCTATTCCGGAGAGCACTTTACTCTTGAGGGCAGAGAGTGTATTCTGGTGATGATGACTGATATCACGATGCAGGAGTTGCAACAGCTAAGCATTGAGCGGTTGGAGCAGATTGTCGCTGAGCGCACCGAGCAGCTTCATGACGAGATGGAACATCTGCGCCACTTTATCAACATGATCTCTCACGAGTACCGAACTCCCCTGGCAATTATCCGTGGCCAGCTCAACATCATAAAGTTTAAAAATAAAAGCGACGATAACCCGAATATCCGCCACATAAAGAAGATTGACAATGCTATTAACCGACTTGTAGAGGTGATGGAAATCGCCTTAGAGGAGAACCGCGTTATTGGGTCAAAAACAACATTAGAACCCGTCCCTTTCCCGGTTGCTCCGCTTGTTGATTCGCAAGTTGAGTCGTTCCGTAATATGTGGGATAACCGCACTATCCTTTACACAGGACAGCTCGACAATGCTGAAATTTATTGCGATCCGTCTCAAATCAAACTGGCCATTTTCAATCTGCTTGATAATGCCCGCAAGTACTCTCCTCCTGCATCAGCAATCGAAATGGATAGCCATATTAAAGACAATGCAGTGGTCATAAGCATACGCAACAGGTCTGACAGAATCTCCCCGTCAGAAGAGGGCACCGTTTTCGAAAAGTACAAACGAGGAAGCAACGCCGTTGGCACTGCCGGGGCAGGGCTTGGATTGTGGTTGGTCAAAAACATCATCGATCAGCACAACGGGCAGATTTCATTATCATGTATTGACAAAGTTACTGAAATAACCGTCCGCCTCCCTCTTATGCACGAAAATGAGTAG
- a CDS encoding AidA/PixA family protein, translating into MIIDIKMVVDTGMLRQHYPHPSQDTIAPTAIAQKDAFMVAAPLQSVHRGHGSDSLELNAGTEDVLRWRVSTTAIDMRYVMLYKVILLDEKGAVPVNAGNQGLKTKPTGVLTSRLYPVPDITDPTHYTESQRLSVCWELPIKKYGKHHFQLLFYIVEQNAVDGKLKTVGYYSWEPRKIHLMKHW; encoded by the coding sequence ATGATTATTGATATCAAAATGGTAGTAGACACCGGCATGCTTCGCCAACACTACCCGCATCCGAGCCAGGATACCATTGCGCCAACGGCAATTGCACAAAAAGATGCGTTTATGGTTGCAGCACCCTTGCAGAGTGTGCATCGCGGACATGGTTCGGATAGTCTGGAACTGAATGCAGGAACTGAGGATGTGCTCCGCTGGCGTGTCAGCACCACGGCCATCGATATGCGTTATGTAATGCTCTACAAGGTTATTCTGCTTGATGAAAAGGGGGCCGTTCCTGTCAATGCCGGTAATCAAGGGCTCAAAACAAAGCCAACAGGTGTTCTGACCTCCCGTTTATACCCGGTTCCCGACATAACGGACCCGACGCACTATACTGAATCGCAACGCCTGAGTGTATGCTGGGAGCTCCCGATTAAAAAATACGGGAAACATCACTTTCAACTGCTCTTTTACATCGTTGAGCAGAATGCTGTTGACGGGAAGCTGAAAACTGTCGGGTATTACTCCTGGGAACCCCGGAAAATTCATTTGATGAAACATTGGTAA
- the dut gene encoding dUTP diphosphatase produces the protein MLKVKIVRLNKQAVLPLYATAHAAGMDISACIEEPLTIEPLTTALIPSGFALELPEGYEAQLRPRSGLALRSMISLPNSPATIDADYRGEVKVILINYGREPFIVRNGDRIAQMVVAKVEKVSFEEVSELCSTARGDGGFGHTGTGRQ, from the coding sequence ATGCTGAAAGTAAAGATAGTTCGCCTTAACAAACAAGCAGTTCTTCCGCTTTATGCAACTGCCCACGCTGCAGGAATGGATATTTCAGCCTGTATTGAAGAGCCCCTCACCATCGAGCCCTTGACAACAGCACTGATTCCTTCCGGTTTTGCCCTTGAACTTCCGGAGGGGTATGAGGCACAACTCCGGCCAAGAAGCGGTCTGGCACTTCGATCGATGATCTCGCTGCCGAACAGTCCGGCTACCATTGATGCCGATTACCGTGGAGAGGTCAAGGTTATTCTCATCAATTACGGACGGGAGCCGTTTATTGTCCGCAATGGTGACCGGATAGCACAGATGGTCGTGGCAAAAGTCGAGAAAGTCTCATTTGAAGAGGTCAGTGAGCTTTGTTCAACGGCAAGGGGTGACGGGGGGTTTGGGCATACGGGAACCGGCAGGCAGTGA